The Saccopteryx leptura isolate mSacLep1 chromosome 2, mSacLep1_pri_phased_curated, whole genome shotgun sequence genome has a window encoding:
- the CDRT4 gene encoding CMT1A duplicated region transcript 4 protein — protein MWTRDVKSPLTMSRVPDARSLKTREEATGNIGLPPKLVERHDPWPAYVTYVSRTVELLVDHLRAREPGCTCALEQRQHPPAQTGSPSVAQPKRKKSSRSSGRTTFRDKKSGPRLSVCGSFSASPASPTAFLEVIRFHTDAGEGPTANYNRVIFARAPTTRLAPHSACPAGEEIQASP, from the exons ATGTGGACCCGTGATGTGAAGAGCCCCCTGACCATGAGCCGGGTGCCTGATGCAAGAAGCCTGAAGACACGCGAAG aggccacgggCAACATTGGGCTGCCCCCGAAGCTGGTTGAGAGACACGACCCTTGGCCGGCCTACGTCACCTACGTCTCCCGGACGGTGGAGCTGCTCGTGGACCACCTCAGAGCCCGAGAACCGGGGTGCACGTGTGCCCTCGAGCAACGTCAGCACCCGCCAGCGCAGACCGGGTCCCCCAGCGTCGCCCAGCCGAAGAGGAAGAAGTCCTCCAGGAGCTCTGGCAGAACGACCTTCAGGGACAAGAAGTCAGGACCCAGGTTATCGGTGTGCGGCTCTTTCTCCGCGTCGCCCGCCAGCCCCACCGCGTTCCTGGAGGTCATACGCTTTCACACGGACGCCGGAGAGGGCCCCACGGCCAACTACAACAGGGTCATCTTCGCTCGCGCACCTACAACAAGGCTGGCGCCGCACAGCGCGTGTCCGGCCGGCGAGGAAATACAGGCTTCCCCTTAG